The window TACCCACGCCCACTTCGACCATCCCGTGCCGAGCACACGCATCTCTTCACGGATTCGAGACCCCCACGGCCCACAGTCGAGGCTGAAGTAGCCTTCCTGTTACCCATTCGACACCAGTGCCTGTTCCTCCTAGAGACGGGAGAAGCACGCCCAGATGAGTCAACCGTACCTGGACCAGAATCCGGACATCCCGGCGCGAGCGCCGGGGTCCGTCAAGAGAGCCCGTGAAAGGGCCGAGGCGGGGCTGTCACCGGGAGGTCGTCCGCTGCGCCAGGCGCAAATGAACGTcgactcgtcggcgagagagTACACCGGACCCATCCGCCCACGCCCGACTCCCGACCCCCCTCTGCCGACTCCGGCACCCGCGCGCTACAAGCAGGCCAAGAACAAGACGCAGCATCCCTTGGAAACTCGGAACATCTCGCGGCCCATGCGCATACCCCAGTGGCCGCTTCCCGGCTCTCCTGCTAGTGCCAAGCCCCCGACGAGACTGTCGGCGCCTCAGCGACCTCCTCGCCCAAGCCACGTGCCGTCGTTGCTGGATCAGTCAAAGGTCCAGTCCCCGGGGCTGTACGTCGCTCATCAGAATGACCTGGAGAGCTCTCCGGAATCGCCCACCGAACGTGCCGGTCTGCCCGTCGAAGACTCCCCCGTCGTGCCCGCGGCCTTTCCCGTTCCTCAACCCATCAACCCGAGACGGAGCACCGTCTTGGGTcccccgccgtcgagccgacgaggcgattCGTCCTTTTACTCGAGAACCTCGTACGTATCGCCCATCATCGAGGAAAGCCCTCGGACGGGGCCGTACGgatccttggcctcgagcgccgccgccacgccCGAGGTTTGGCGGCCGGGCACCGGGAACTCGATCAGGGCCGTTCCCAGTGCCGATCATCCGACCGAGAGGTATTCACTCACGGATGAAAACCAGCACAAGGCTCAGTTCTCCGCCTCAAGgtctgccgccgacgaccatgCCGACTTCCGGCCATCACCCTTGCAGATGCAGCCCGTCTTCTTCACAAGAGGGGAGGCGGGAAACGATACGCCTACGACGATGCACCGTCTCAGCGCGGGGCCGGAAACGCTGATAGCAGCTCCGAGGTTGCCGGATTCTCACGCGAACCAAGCGTCCCACATGAGGCAACCCCTGACCATTGACATCGATGCTGTGCGGAAGGCCGAGTCGAGAGGTAGCCTGACGAGTCTGCCCGAGCTGATACGACGAGCCACCAGGCTGGCCTCGATGATCGACAGAGGCAGTCGGCCGGCAAGTCGTACGGATGAACTGTTCTTCGATGAGAAGGGCGCCACCGTCGAGAGAGACGTCTCCGTCTCAGGTACGTTGCTTTCCCCTCcacaccccccccccaaagACTGGGACGACTGGCTGACGGATGCCCCCGTTGGCGCCTTGCAGACATGCTGGCCGCCTTCCCACCCCCCGTTCACACCTCTCCCCAGGAGAAGCGGCAGAGCCGGATTTCCTGGCACCACCGAGCCGGCTCTTGGCATAGCATCCCCGACGAACAAGCGAGAgagtcggcgaggccgagatccAAGAAGAGGGCCACTCGTTGCTGCGGCCTACCCCTCTGGGCCTTCATTCTCATCGTCTTCATTCTCCTGTGCCTgatcgtcatcgccatcgtcgttcCCCTCGAACTGCTGGTCTTCAAGAATGCCGGCAACAACGACGCGGACAATCCGAACCAGAGCATCGCCGACTGCCAAAAGTCGCTGCGCTGCCTCAACGGCGGCACGAGTGTCTTCTCGCAAGGCGCCTGCTCGTGCATCTGCACCAACGGCTTCACCGGCCCCGACTGCAACGCTGCCGGCAACGCAGGGTGCACCACGACAAACCTTGTTGCATCGGACGCATCGGCCGGCATAAACAACGTGACGCTCGGCCAAGCCATCCCCCGACTCATCGTCGAGGGCAACTCCAACTATGCGATCCCcttgtcctcgacggccatcctGGCCAAGTTCAGTGCCGGGAATCTGTCGTGCGTTGCGCAGAACTCGCTCGTCACGTTCAACGGGCACGCCACCGTTTCCGGCCAGGCCGGCGACCAGGTGTCCGATACCAGCAACGGCCAGGTGAAGGCGGCTTTGATGCAGCAGCTGGAGGAGAACTTCCCCCCTGTCTACATCATCACCTACACGCCTGCCCTGACGCCCGTCGATTTCTTCCCGAACTCGGTCGCTCCTCCGCCGGCTAATCCTTCGCCCCCCGCATCATCGAGCAACACGCCCCGTCCAGCCTTGATCGTCCCCACCATCgactcgagctcctcgatcttgacgacgtcgagcacgaCCAAGAgaagcagctcgacgacgcctccGGCGACAACGTCGCttccgccgaggacgacgacgacgttgtcTTCGTtgccaacgacgacgtcggtggATCCCGCATCGATGAAGTTGTTCACAGTCACggaagccgccgtcgacttttCTCGCGTCGCCATGCTGTACATACTGCAGGAGAagggcgccgatgccgccaacCTTGCCCAGAGCGAACTCCAGCGTTTCTTCACCAAGGCAAGCTCGACCCAGTTCAGCAACAAGGCGACGGAAAAGGACGCATCCAGGGTGGGGGTCGGAGGCGAAAACACGGTCGATTTGATCGCCTTTACCGTCAACGTCGGCAAGGGCCCCGTTggcaagaagaaggccaagCGCGCCGTCGAAGAGTAAGGAAGTCGGGCGCTCGATGAACGAAAAGCACGCGTGATGTCGGTGATTTGTTTTACTACCCTTGACGACGACTGTCCGGTACGTTttgccacggccgccgcgggACGTATGCTTGCTACGCGGCGTGCATGGTCCGGCGATTGCCGGCGAGatctcgcctcggcctcggccaacgCCATCTTGGCAAATTACGATATGCTGGAGCCGGCCATGTCTTTGATGAATGGGGAGGTACGACGCGATATGGCGGATGGAGGTGGATCTTGTATACCGCATTTCGCGGGCCTCTCTTTTTTGGTGTGCATTTACAGCTCGTTCTTGGGACCAGCGATGGCGTTGATAGACGGCGGAGTCACGTACCATCTGCATCGCTGACATGCCACGTAAGGGATAATATCTATATTTACATATGACTTGCTTCAGACGACGGATGTCTTTTTTAATTTAAAAATCCAGATTCGATCCAAGGACGTCTACCTATGTGCACGCTGGGGGATATGTACAAGCACCCGTGTGGTTGGTGATGGGAGGAAGTCGGCGCCCCCGgggcaccgtcgtcctcgtctaCATGCGGAAAACGCCATACTTTGTCTCGCCGGCCTTGATCTCGTTGCGCCCTCCCATGGCCGCCTGGAGGCCGAGGCCTAGGTAACGTCGGGTGTGCTGCGGGGGGATGATGCCATCGTCCTGCGACGAATCGTCAGTCTCGGGGTGGCAGGGAggaaaggggaggggagaggtCGTACCCAGAGTCGAGCGGACGAGTAGGTGGCATCGCTTTCGCGGTCGATGCGCGCCTTGAGCTCGGGGTCGACCTTCTGACCGACCGTttccatgacggcggcaagcTGCTCGCCTCCCATGACGCCGATGCGGGCGTTGGGCCACATCCAGAGGAAGCGGGGCCCGTAGGCGCGACCGCACATGCCGTAGTTGCCGGCGCCGTaggagccgccgacgacgacggtgaacTTGGGCACGTCGgcgcaggcgacggcggtgacgagctTGGCGCCGTGCTTGGCGATGCCGTCACGCTCCGAGGCGCTGCCCACCATGAAGCCGGAGATGTTCTGCAGGAAGACGAGGGGGATGCCGCGCTGGGTGCAGAGCTCGACGAAATGGGCACCCttgacggaggaggaggcgaagaggatgccgtcgttggcgacgatgccgaccttGTGGCCGTAGATGGAGGCGAAGCCGGTGACGAGGGTGGTGCCGAAGTCGCGCTTGAACTCGGCGAAGTGGGatccgtcgacgatgcgggcGATGACCTCGCGGATCGGCATCGGCTTGCGGAGGTtggtggcggcgatgccgaggagctcggccGGGTCGTAGAGGGGCTCGGCGTagggctcggcggcggaagcACCGGACGgcacggtggcggcggcggcggccggccagTTGAGGTTGCTCACGcagcggcgggcgagggcgatggcgtgggcgtcgtcgacggcgaggtagTCGGTGACACCCGAGACGGACGAGTGCATCTTGCCACCGCCGAGATCCTCGTGGGAGACGACCTCGCCCGTGGCCGCCTTGACGAGAGgtgggccggcgaggaagatgtgtccctgctcggcgacgatgatggcctcgtcgctcATGGCCGGCACGtaggcgccgccggcggtgcaGGGACCCATGACGACGGATATCTGGGGGATGCCCTGAGACGACATGCGTGCCTGGTTGTAGAAGATGCGACCGAAGTGGTTCTGGTCGGGAAAGACGTCGGCCTGGTGCGGCAGGTTGGCGCCGCCCGAGTCGACGAGGTAGATGCAGCTGGAAAGCAAGGACAGGTCAGCGCGTAATGACGCCTTGACGGCAGGCCTGGCCCCTTTGAGCGCAGGCTCAGGCCCAGGGCCAGGCCAAGCATGGAGACGGGAAACGGGGCGGCGGGATGGGGAACGGACGGCAGCTTGTTCTCCTGGGCCACGGTCTGGGCGCGCAGGTGCTTCTTGACGGTGATGGGATAGTAGGTGCCACCCTTGACGGTGCTGtcgttggcgacgatgacgcaaGTGACgccttcgacgacgccgacgccggtgatGATTCCGCCGGCgggcacctcggcctcggggtACAACTCATGGCCGGCCATCGGGGACAGCTCGAGAAAGGTGGTGCcggggtcgacgagggcggtgaCGCGGTCCCGAGGCAGCATCTTCTTGCGGGCGAGATGCTTCTGGCGCGCCTTGTCGGGCCCGCCGCGCTggatgcggccgacgaggtcttccatgcggccgacgacgtcaccCATCTGGCGCGCGTTCGCCTTGAAGTCTTCGGAGGAGGCGTCAACGCTGGTTGGCAGCCGCGAGATGGCGGCAGCCTGGTGCGGCGTCGTGAGCCTAGCAACGCCGCGTTGGCCATGCTGCGACGTGCGGCTGCTGCCGTTTGGTGATGGCATCCattggcggcgagcgagccggAGGGCGGCCTGGTGAGACGGCCGGGGTAGAGACATGACCAAAGGGTGAAAGCTTGGGTCGAGCGAATGGAGCGACTTTTGGGGGACGGTAGGAGAGGGGATAGGATGGGATGGGCTGGGAGAGGAAGTTGACGATGGTGATGttgctggtggtggtgggctGGGAGCTGTTAAGCCGAGCtgcgagcacaagtacatgtacatgtttcTGGCCTAGTTTTGGCCTGGTTTTCCTAGCTTCGGTGTCtaactacaagtacaggtactcgaCACTCTAGCTTCCTGTGCCCCTGCTCTGCCCTTACCAGCCTGCTGGAGCGCTGAGGATGAACCTGAAAAGATGGGGGAAGCGGGCCGAAACAAGCCGCGTTGAGCCGCACGAGTGGGTCAAGAGCCTTATGCCTTAGGCGGCCGCGCCTCGGTCCGTCCTCACGTTCAAGCTCCGGGGCTTTGCACTGCGCTGCACTGCGCCGCAAGAACTACACTGTTCAGTAGTCTTTGGTGCACATTTCTTTCTTCTCGAGTCCTCCAACGTCCTCCATCTCGCACGTCGCCAGGCTGATCCGAACCACGACACGCACCCCAATCGCAGGTTGCCATCCTCATTCGAagccgccatggccagctTACGCTCATTCGGGAGGCTGCTCGCGCGCCCTTCGCCCGGCCGGCTTCTTCCCTCGGTCGCCGCTCCGTCGATGGTGCAGGCGAAACGACACTCGTCGTCCAAGCACCCCAAAGGCTTCGagccaccgacggcggcggatctcgacgagctgcgggAGAGCGTGCAGGCGTTCACGCGGCGGGAAAtcacggccgaggtggcggcTCACACGGACCGGTCCAACGCCTTCCCCAACGAGATGTGGCAGAAGCTCGGCGATGCAGGCTTCCTCGGCATCACGGCtgacgaggacgtcggcggtCTCGGCATGGGCTACCAGGCCCACTGCATCGTCATGGAGGAGCTGTCGCGCGCCTCGGGCTCCATCGCCCTGAGCTACGCCGCCCACTCGCAGCTCTGCGTCAACCAGCTCCAGCTGAACGGCTCGGCCGCGCAGAAGGCGAAACACCTGCCCGGCCTCATCGCCGGCACCACGGTCGGCGCGCTGGCCATGTCGGAGTCGGGCTCCGGCAGCGACGTCGTGAGCATGCGCaccacggcctcggccgtcgacggcggctacCTGCTCAACGGATCCAAGATGTGGATCACCAACGGACCCGACGCCCAGCTCATCATCGTCTACGCCAAGACGACGCCCGACGCCGGCTCCAAGGGCATCACggccttcatcgtcgacaccgccgccgacggcttcTCCTGCGCCCGCAAGCTCGACAAGATGGGCATGCGCGGCAGCAACACGGGCGAGCTGATGTTCGACAACGTCTTCGTGCCGACGGAAAACGTGctcggcaaggtcgacggcggcgtgcgCGTCCTCATGGaaggcctcgacctcgagcgcctGGTCCTCTCGGCCGGGCCCCTAGGTCTCATGCAGgcggccctcgacgtcgccgccccctTCTCCCACCAGCGGAAGCAGTTCGGCCAGCCCATCGCCCACAACCAGCTCGTCCAAGGCAAGCTGGCCGACATGTACACGAAGCTGCAGGCGTCACGGGCCTACACGtacgcgacggcgagccgcgtcgacgagcagggcaTCGTCCGCACCCAGGACTGCGCCGGCGCCATCCTCTACGCCGCCGAACGGGCGACCGAGTGTGCGCTCGACTGCATccagctgctcggcggcatggGCTACGTCGAGGAGATGCCGGCCTCGCGCATCCTGCGAGAGTAAGTGCCGACGAACCCCCTTCTTGGCGCAGGCTCCGTTCGGCGGATTGTGGGCtaaccgtcgtcggcagcgccaAACTGTACGAGATTGGAGCAGGCACGTCTGAGATCCGACGCATGGTTATCGGCCGCGCGTTCAACAAGGAATACGCCAACGCATAGCGTCGCATCAGGGGGGGGGACGGGAGCATGCCGCAGCAACGAGGCCACCGGCGTCACGGGGTGCCAAGAATAGGCGTGTGGCAGCCACCGACGCTGATCCAGTGACGGTGTCGTCGATTCGACATGCCAGCAAGAGACCCCCTGCTGCGCTCGACTCGCAGCGCGAAGCCTATCTGGTAGTGAAGGATGCTCAGCGAGAGCGACGCCTTGagcagcaggtgcaggcGAAGGATGATAAATCCATCCGGAACTAGAGTCTGCGATTATAGCAGAAAAGCGACATCCGGTCAGGGTTTTCGCTTGCTTCTGGATCGTTCATCTCTCCAATATACTATAGAGGTGAGCGGAGATGGAAGCACTCGCAGGAATGGCATGGCCCCCGTCGGGGTTGACGTGGCGGAATGGAGGACCAGTCGCGTCGTCTTGTCTTCATACTTGCTATGGCAAGGACGTCAGCAGGAGTGGGAGCCTTGCGTTCATGGTATATGGAGACGAAAAGTGGCGAGCTGCCTTGTCGTCGCACTACATGCACACAACGGCAACTGTTCAATACGATGATGCACCATCACAGCTTGAAGGAGAATACGAGTGACGAGCCTGGATTTGCCTGCAAATCTGGGGCTGACTGCCATCAGGAGCGCGGCGTGGATGGAACTCAGCCGGGTCCCGTGGGACCGACCCGGAGTTGCTGCTGACGGAGCACGAGCCGCGGCCGGCCATGCCGTGGGTCCGTGAAGAATCGGCGCCGAACCTTCGGTGGGCCGGTCCCGCTGGGCCTGGGGAGAATGGGCACGAACGAATCCATGCAACGGTTACCTACAGcagttgtacaagtaggtgcactcgGTCCAAGTAAGTAGGGAATACTCCGCGcttcgtacaagtacttgcggtacaAAGTAGGAGGAATGCTGTAACAGTATGAAGTCGTGGACCAGAGCatcgtacaagtaagtacgtcaCCTGACAGCAGGGATTATATGCACCTTACACCTACAAAATGTGAAGTCACATGTACAACACGAGGAAAGCCTACATGAGTTTGCTCCGTAGAACACACTCTCATACTGTCTGCTTTGCTTGCGTGTATACTGACTGGACTTGTACGAGCCGTAGGCACCATACTCCTACCCTGCTGAGCCGAcagcaagtgtacttgtactgtactgcgcGGACAACCACCGGTAATGAAACCACTAAAAGTGCTATTATTCGCACCCGTACAATGTACATGCGCTCGCTGCACATGGGTGGGTTAGGGGCGGAGAGAGCGGATAGTTTAGCgcctccccgccgccgtcgaacgCCCAAGGACCGCCCCAGCGGGGTCTGGTGGGAGATGGGAGAGTGCCgtctcggcgagcttgagGCCTTCCGTTTGATCTACGTCACTAGTGCAACATGTTGATAAATAATACCACGTAATTCCATCTCGAGTGCTTGCACCGTCGGTGGAATATGGCAGATACATAGTGCGAAAGACCTCCACCAACCTTGGCCATTCGCCCTCGCTCGCGACATCAACTTCGACAACGAACCATCTTCCACCAATCCCTCCCTCCAATCTCTTCGTCGTTCGTCTGTGGCGCCGGCACGCTGATTTGTCGTGGGTTCCCTCtttgccgtcgtcatcgtgaCTGTGAGCGTCCGCTTGCGGCATCAATCGGTCACTGATTGCGCACCTCCGCCCGGTCCCGTATCCGAGAGGGCCCTTGTCGGCTCCGAACCCCATTGTCCCGTCCAGGATCACTGCGTAAAGTCATTCCCTTCACCTGGCCAAGATCAACCGCGCAATGGCCGCCCGAGGTAGCATCTTGGCTCCCCTCCTCCGACTGGCATCGCGAGACGGCCGGTTGGCAGCCAGCGCACGCCCTTCCGTCGCAGTCTCTGTCGCTCCGggcagccgccgtcgcctgcacGCCGTGCCCCCCCGCCGCGACAAGCCGGGCAAGTACGCGAGGACCGACTCCGACGTTGAGATCGAGCACCCCCAGGAGGACGACCTCCCGTCCTCCCAGCCCGTTCGCGGCCTCCCCGGCCAGTACGTCAAGCCCACCCTGGCGAGCTTCtcgctcgacggcaacgtcggcctcgtcaccgGCGGTGCGCGCGGCTTGGGACTCGTCATCGGCCAGGGCATGGTATACTCgggcgccgacctcgccctcgtcgacatgAACAGTACGACCCACCCCGGGGAGGGAGCGAGGCTCCGTGTCGAGACTGACGTGAGCTCTCGCGGGCGGCAGAGGAAGAAGCCGAGAAACAGTgccagcagctcgtcgacgcctttGTCAAGGAGAACCCCGGCAGCAAGCGGTAGGTGCATCGTGGCGAATGGACAAAGAGTTGGCTTGCTCGGACGGCCAAGGTGCTGACGGGGCGCCGCAGCATCCCCAAGGTCACTGCTCACTACGCCGATGTCTCGGATCAGGCGTCGGTGGAGAGGTGCATCGCCGAGGTCATCGACCAACACGGCAAGATTGACAACctcgtcacctcggccggaTTTACCGAAAACTTCGAGGCCATCAACTACCCCATAGACCGGGTCCGTAAGCTCTGGGGCGTCAACGTCGACGGAACCTACCTcttcgccaccgccgtcgcccgccacCTGATGGAACGCAAGACCGGCGGAAGCATCGTCATGATCGGCAGCATGTCCGGGTCCATCGTCAATGTGCCCCAGCCTCAGGCGTACGTAGCCTGCAGCCAAGGACGACGCATGCCGGCTCGTCCGTCAacggcccccccccccccctcgctcCCGCGCTGCTGACGGCGAACCTCTAGTCCGTACAACGCTTCCAAGGCGGCCGTCCgtcacctcgccgcctcgcttGCCGTCGAGTGGGCCGACGCAGGCATCCGCGTCAACTGCATCTCGCCGGGGTACATGCTGACGGCCCTCACGCGGAAAATCCTCGACGAGAACGC of the Drechmeria coniospora strain ARSEF 6962 chromosome 01, whole genome shotgun sequence genome contains:
- a CDS encoding acyl-CoA dehydrogenase domain-containing protein, coding for MASLRSFGRLLARPSPGRLLPSVAAPSMVQAKRHSSSKHPKGFEPPTAADLDELRESVQAFTRREITAEVAAHTDRSNAFPNEMWQKLGDAGFLGITADEDVGGLGMGYQAHCIVMEELSRASGSIALSYAAHSQLCVNQLQLNGSAAQKAKHLPGLIAGTTVGALAMSESGSGSDVVSMRTTASAVDGGYLLNGSKMWITNGPDAQLIIVYAKTTPDAGSKGITAFIVDTAADGFSCARKLDKMGMRGSNTGELMFDNVFVPTENVLGKVDGGVRVLMEGLDLERLVLSAGPLGLMQAALDVAAPFSHQRKQFGQPIAHNQLVQGKLADMYTKLQASRAYTYATASRVDEQGIVRTQDCAGAILYAAERATECALDCIQLLGGMGYVEEMPASRILRDAKLYEIGAGTSEIRRMVIGRAFNKEYANA
- a CDS encoding D-arabinitol dehydrogenase ArbD, whose translation is MAARGSILAPLLRLASRDGRLAASARPSVAVSVAPGSRRRLHAVPPRRDKPGKYARTDSDVEIEHPQEDDLPSSQPVRGLPGQYVKPTLASFSLDGNVGLVTGGARGLGLVIGQGMVYSGADLALVDMNKEEAEKQCQQLVDAFVKENPGSKRIPKVTAHYADVSDQASVERCIAEVIDQHGKIDNLVTSAGFTENFEAINYPIDRVRKLWGVNVDGTYLFATAVARHLMERKTGGSIVMIGSMSGSIVNVPQPQAPYNASKAAVRHLAASLAVEWADAGIRVNCISPGYMLTALTRKILDENADLKQKWTSLIPQGKMGMPEDLMGPVTFLLSDASRYVTGADIRVDGGYTVT